In one window of Photobacterium leiognathi DNA:
- a CDS encoding YebC/PmpR family DNA-binding transcriptional regulator, producing MAGHSKFANIKHRKAAQDAKRGKIFTKLIREITVAAKEGGGEVDNNPRLRAAIDKALSNNMTRDTINRAVTRGAGGEGDEGVETVIYEGYGPAGTAVMVECLTDNRNRTVSGVRHAFSKAGGNLGTDGSVSYLFDKKGVISYAAGLEEDAVMEVALESGADDIETNDDGSIDVYTTPSDFGIVKDALDAAGFTAENAEVTLVPSTKAELDATTAPKLLRLIDALEDLDDVQEVYHNGDMSDEVAATLE from the coding sequence ATGGCTGGACACAGTAAATTTGCCAATATTAAACATCGTAAAGCTGCTCAAGATGCCAAACGCGGTAAAATTTTTACGAAGTTAATTCGTGAGATTACCGTAGCCGCCAAAGAAGGTGGCGGTGAGGTTGATAACAATCCACGTCTGCGTGCTGCCATTGATAAAGCACTTTCTAACAACATGACTCGTGACACCATTAACCGTGCAGTGACCCGTGGTGCTGGTGGTGAAGGTGACGAAGGTGTAGAAACTGTTATCTATGAAGGTTACGGTCCTGCTGGTACGGCAGTAATGGTTGAGTGTTTAACGGATAACCGTAATCGTACTGTTTCAGGTGTACGCCATGCATTCTCTAAAGCAGGCGGTAATCTAGGTACTGATGGTAGTGTAAGTTACCTTTTCGATAAGAAAGGGGTGATTTCATACGCGGCAGGTTTAGAAGAAGATGCTGTAATGGAAGTTGCACTAGAATCTGGTGCTGATGATATTGAAACCAATGATGATGGTTCAATTGATGTTTACACTACACCGTCTGATTTCGGTATCGTGAAAGATGCGTTAGATGCGGCAGGTTTTACAGCAGAAAATGCAGAAGTAACCTTAGTGCCATCAACGAAAGCAGAATTAGATGCCACTACGGCACCGAAACTACTGCGCCTGATTGATGCACTAGAAGATCTCGATGACGTTCAAGAAGTTTACCATAACGGTGACATGTCAGATGAAGTAGCAGCAACACTTGAATAA
- the ruvC gene encoding crossover junction endodeoxyribonuclease RuvC, whose amino-acid sequence MSIILGIDPGSRITSYGVIRQVGRKLEYLGSGCIRTSEPDIPGRLKQIYAGVSEVITQFQPDCFAIEEVFMGKNASSAIKLGQARGSAIVAAVNADLPVSEYAARLIKQAVVGTGGADKAQVQHMVCSVLKLAGKPQADAADALAVAICHAHTHKTLVAMAGKATGARRGRYR is encoded by the coding sequence ATGTCGATTATTTTAGGAATTGACCCCGGCTCTCGTATTACCAGTTACGGGGTTATTCGTCAGGTTGGACGAAAATTAGAATATTTAGGTAGTGGTTGTATTCGTACTTCTGAACCTGATATTCCTGGACGATTAAAGCAAATCTATGCGGGTGTATCGGAAGTGATCACCCAATTTCAGCCTGATTGTTTTGCCATTGAAGAAGTCTTCATGGGCAAAAATGCCAGTTCAGCAATTAAGTTAGGACAGGCCCGTGGCAGTGCCATTGTTGCGGCGGTGAATGCGGATTTACCTGTTAGTGAATATGCCGCACGTTTGATCAAACAAGCTGTGGTAGGTACAGGTGGTGCCGATAAAGCCCAAGTGCAGCACATGGTTTGTTCAGTACTGAAGTTGGCTGGAAAACCGCAAGCCGATGCTGCCGATGCATTAGCCGTAGCGATTTGTCATGCCCATACCCATAAAACGCTGGTGGCAATGGCAGGTAAAGCCACAGGTGCTCGCCGTGGTCGTTATCGATAA
- the ruvA gene encoding Holliday junction branch migration protein RuvA, which yields MIGRLRGIVIEKQPPEVLLEVGGIGYEVQMPMSCFYELPEIGQEAIIFTHFVVREDAQLLYGFNKKSERELFREVIKANGVGPKLGLAILSAMTASQFVRSVELEDVTTLVKIPGVGKKTAERLVVEMKDRLKGWGEGDLFTPALDTAASNAPIQDPTNQARAEDEAVSALIALGYKPQIAAKVVSQVTQPEMSSEAIIRDALRSMV from the coding sequence TTGATTGGTCGACTACGTGGAATAGTAATTGAAAAGCAGCCACCAGAAGTATTACTTGAAGTGGGCGGTATTGGCTATGAAGTTCAAATGCCGATGAGCTGTTTTTATGAGTTACCTGAGATCGGCCAAGAAGCCATTATTTTTACTCATTTTGTTGTTCGTGAAGATGCACAACTGTTATATGGCTTTAACAAGAAAAGCGAACGTGAGCTTTTCCGTGAAGTGATCAAAGCTAACGGTGTGGGGCCAAAATTAGGCTTAGCGATTCTATCTGCGATGACTGCAAGCCAGTTTGTTCGTAGCGTTGAGCTAGAAGATGTGACAACGCTGGTGAAAATCCCGGGTGTCGGTAAGAAAACCGCTGAACGTCTGGTCGTTGAGATGAAAGATCGCTTAAAAGGGTGGGGTGAAGGTGATCTCTTTACACCTGCACTTGATACCGCAGCATCTAACGCACCAATCCAAGATCCTACTAACCAAGCACGCGCTGAAGATGAAGCAGTAAGCGCATTAATTGCATTGGGTTATAAACCACAAATTGCCGCTAAAGTCGTATCGCAAGTGACACAGCCAGAAATGAGCAGTGAAGCGATTATCCGTGATGCACTTCGTTCAATGGTATAA
- the ruvB gene encoding Holliday junction branch migration DNA helicase RuvB produces the protein MIEADRLVSGNFETTREDDIIDRAIRPKLLDDYQGQDHVRDQMEIFIKAAKLRDEALDHLLIFGPPGLGKTTLANIVANEMGVSIRTTSGPVLEKAGDLAALLTNLEENDVLFIDEIHRLSPQVEEVLYPAMEDYQLDIMIGEGPAARSIKIDLPPFTLIGATTRAGSLTSPLRDRFGITQRLEYYKVEDLKDIVSRSANCLGLSMEEAGALEVAMRARGTPRIANRLLRRVRDYAEVKGNGHICPDIANKALDMLDVDSSGFDYMDRKLLLAIIEKFMGGPVGLDNLAAAIGEEKDTIEDVLEPYLIQQGYLQRTPRGRIATHRAYLHFGLDLPENGK, from the coding sequence ATGATTGAAGCGGATCGACTGGTTTCGGGCAACTTCGAAACAACACGTGAAGATGACATTATTGATCGCGCGATTCGTCCAAAACTGTTGGATGATTATCAAGGTCAGGATCACGTGCGTGATCAAATGGAAATCTTTATCAAAGCAGCTAAATTGCGTGATGAAGCGTTAGATCACTTATTGATTTTTGGCCCTCCAGGTTTAGGTAAAACCACATTAGCTAATATTGTGGCAAACGAAATGGGCGTGAGTATTCGTACCACTTCAGGTCCGGTACTTGAAAAAGCAGGGGACTTAGCGGCACTTCTGACCAATCTTGAAGAAAACGACGTCTTATTCATTGATGAGATCCACCGTTTAAGCCCACAAGTAGAAGAAGTACTTTATCCTGCAATGGAAGACTACCAATTAGATATTATGATTGGTGAAGGTCCAGCTGCACGCTCCATCAAAATTGATCTACCGCCTTTTACCTTAATTGGCGCAACCACACGTGCAGGCTCATTGACTTCTCCGTTGCGTGATCGCTTTGGTATTACTCAGCGTTTGGAGTACTACAAAGTTGAAGATCTTAAAGACATTGTGAGTCGTAGCGCTAACTGTTTGGGCTTATCAATGGAAGAAGCGGGGGCGTTAGAAGTTGCAATGCGTGCCCGTGGTACACCACGTATTGCGAACCGTTTATTACGTCGTGTGCGAGATTACGCTGAAGTAAAAGGTAATGGTCATATTTGCCCGGATATCGCTAATAAAGCGTTAGATATGCTGGATGTTGATAGCAGCGGTTTTGACTATATGGATCGTAAATTACTGTTAGCGATCATTGAAAAGTTCATGGGTGGTCCTGTAGGTTTAGATAACCTAGCTGCTGCAATTGGTGAAGAGAAAGACACCATTGAAGATGTACTAGAGCCTTACCTAATTCAGCAAGGTTATTTGCAACGTACCCCAAGAGGGCGTATTGCAACACATCGCGCCTATTTACATTTCGGGCTCGATTTACCTGAAAATGGTAAATAA